Part of the Eshraghiella crossota genome is shown below.
GCATCCTTATAGTTAATCTGGGTGGTGACCTTGATCATCACGTTACCGAAATGATAAGAGATGAGATAGACAGAAAAATTAACGGTCAGAAGGTACATACAATAACTTTTAATTTCAGAAATGTGAGCTTTATGGACAGTGCAGGAATAGGACTGCTGATGGGAAGATACAGAAAGATAAAAGAAATCGGAGGAGAAATATATGTAAGCAATATAGGACAGGGTGTACAAAGAATATTCAGAATGTCAGGATTATTCAAAATATTAAAAACCAGCAGGGAAATGGATTGCTTTGTTAATGAAGGAGGACAAAATGAACAGATTTAAAATGGAAATGGAAGCATTATCGGAAAATGAAGGATTTGCCAGAGTGTGCGTAGCGGCATTTGTAACAAGACTTGACCCTACATTAGAGGAAATTAATGACGTAAAA
Proteins encoded:
- a CDS encoding STAS domain-containing protein yields the protein MNNLCVIRRGILIVNLGGDLDHHVTEMIRDEIDRKINGQKVHTITFNFRNVSFMDSAGIGLLMGRYRKIKEIGGEIYVSNIGQGVQRIFRMSGLFKILKTSREMDCFVNEGGQNEQI